A portion of the Pseudodesulfovibrio alkaliphilus genome contains these proteins:
- a CDS encoding YnfA family protein: protein MTASATFGLFILTAIAEIVGCYLPWLWLKKSAPGWVLLPAAASLFLFAWLLTLHPTAAGRVYAAYGGVYVSVALVWLWLIDGVRPHAWDFLGVSVILLGMGIIMFAPRSG from the coding sequence ATGACTGCATCGGCCACCTTTGGTTTGTTCATTCTCACCGCCATCGCCGAGATCGTCGGCTGCTATCTGCCCTGGCTGTGGCTGAAAAAATCCGCCCCGGGGTGGGTTCTGCTGCCTGCGGCCGCGAGCCTCTTTCTGTTCGCGTGGCTGCTCACCCTGCATCCCACGGCGGCAGGGCGGGTCTATGCGGCTTACGGCGGCGTCTATGTCTCCGTTGCTCTGGTCTGGCTGTGGCTGATCGACGGCGTCAGACCCCATGCCTGGGATTTTCTCGGCGTATCCGTGATCCTGCTTGGCATGGGCATCATCATGTTCGCCCCGCGTAGCGGATAG